The nucleotide sequence GACTCAGGTTGTAGCGGTTGTATAATCTTATCTCACGTCTCCTATAGGAATCAGCCTGTTTAGCGTAGGGATGGGATTCCCCGTGGCTGAATAACCTAATTGTTCCATTGGAACAGAAGTGGCTCAGCTCCCTTCCTCAGACGACGTAGCCCTCTTCCGGAGTAGGCTCCAATACGCCTTCAGGAAGAAAAGGCCTGCCACAGACCTTGGAGCTTTTGCTGACGGTGAAGTTTTCTCGTCGGATGTTGTTCACCCAACTTCTTTCGTAGCTCATCATCGGCAGGGAAAGAGTAGAATGACAGACGGGAGAATTTGAagacactaactagctagccaattaatggaacacacaacactacttATGCTAATAGTACTAAaattactaatactactaatattactattatatacaaaaatagaaatagcgatgcaccaatattacatttttaccgatatccgatattttccctGYCAAAAATacccgataccgataaccgattctagtacagttaaatagttaacacacatggacgcagcggtctaaggcactgcatctcagtgcaagaggcgtcactacagtccctggttcgaatccaggctgtatcacatccggccgtgattgggagtcccatagggcggcgcacatttggcccgtCGTCTTCTgcgctgtcattgtaaataagaatttgttctttaactggcttgcctagttaaataaagattacacaccatactgaccaaaaagttattttgttggcatttacgtatgtccccatttcCAGAAACAtgatcaaaacctatttctttctcttacttgctgtgctgtttcgttgttcagtttcattctcaaccaggatttctatggaacgccgtttgtcTTTGCATGTCGAAAAAGATacacataatctgtttcagtagctgtagttagctagctaacacgacaatctgtttcagtagctatagtcagctagctaacacgaccatctgtttcagtagctatagtcagctagctaacacgacaatctgtttcagtagctatagttagctaaagctagctaccccagaagttgtgatcaaacaaatatcaaatcaaactttatttgtcacatgcactgaatacaacaagtgtagaatttaccgtgaaatgcttacttacaagctcttaaacaacagtgcagttcaagaagagttaaaaacatatatttaccaACTAGACTAAATTAAaaagtaataaaaagtaacacaataagaataactaatgaggttatatacaggggttcggtactgagtcagtgtgcaggggtacaggttagttgaggtaatttgtatatgTGGGTGggggttaagtgactatgcatagataacagtgagtagcagcagtgtacaaaagagGGGGGGGTCAATCtaaattgtccagtggcgattttattaattctTCAGCAGtttcatggcttgggggtagaagctgttgaggagccttttggtcctagacttggcgctccggtaccgcttgccgtgcggtagcagagagaacagcctatgactagggtggctggagtgtctgacaattttatgggctttcctctgacaccgcctattatataKgtcctggatggcaggaagcttggctccagtgatgtactgggYcgttcgcactaccctctgtagYGCCTTRcggtcagatgccaagcagtggccataccaggcagtgatgcaaccggtcaggatgctctcgatggtgcagcttttgaggatctggggacccatgccaagtcttttcagtctcctgagggggaaaggttttgtcgtgccctcttcacaactgtcttggtatgtttggaccttgatagttcgttggtgatgtggacaccaaggaacttaaatctcgacccgctccactacagccccKtcgatgttaatgggggcctgtttggcctgccttttcctgtagtccacgaccagctcctttgtcttgaccaCATTGAGgtagattgttgtcctggcaccacactgccagttctctgacctccctataggccgtctcatcgttgtcggtgatcaggcctaccactgttgtgtcgccagcaaacttaatgatggtgttggagtcgtgtttggccacgcagtcgtgagtgaacagggaatacaggaggggactaagtacacacccctgaggggccccagtgttaaggatcagcgtggcagatgtgttgttgcctactcttaccacctgggggcagcccgtcaggaagtccaggatccagttgcagagggaggtgtttagtcccacagtccttagcttagtgatgagcttcgtgggcactatggtgttgaactctgagctgtattcaatgaacagcattctcacataggtgttccttttgtccaggtgtgaaagggcagtgtggtgtgcgattgagattgcgtcatctgtggatctgttagggcggtatgcgaattggagtgggtctagggtttctgggaggatgctgttgatgtgagccgtgaccagccttgcaaagcacttcatggctaccgacgtgagtgccacggggcggtaatcatttaggcaggttaccgtaGTGTTCTTGGRcacagggactattgtggtttgcttgaaacatgtaggtattacagactcggtcagagagaggttgaaaatgtcagtgaagacacttgacagttggtccacgcatgctttgagtacacgtcctggtaatctgtctggcccagcggctttgtgaatgttgacctgtttaaaggttttgttcacatcggctaccgagagcgtgatcacacagtcatcaagaacagctggtgctctcgttcatgcttcagtgttgcttgcatcaAAGCGAGCATaggcgtcactgggcagcttgtatCTGtaattccctttgtagtccgtaatggttttccgacgagcgtcagagccggttagtaggattcaatcttaattctgtattgacgctttgcttgtttgatagtTTGTCTgagggtatagcgggatttcttataaatcatgctttattaccaacgcggtattgtaaacacatcgtttgtggccggtgtttgctcgtttgcagacttttttgtacagctttgacagtgctactgtatcttttttgatacGCAAAtccccaaacggcgttccatagtatgtcgtgaaactaatagcagtgacactattactgtgtaactccggtagggcaacatctgaaaaatagcgcacttggtagtgtgtatcggtgctcgaccagtcggcgaaggCCAActtcacccacgacagagaacggttgattgccaagggcaatgaattccattatcttggctttaatggatgtCGCCTTTGAGTTATCTCTCTGAAATTtacttactctttcaaatgactgctcgacttgttgactgctcgatccacacagcagacattgtgggctaggctaggaatgctgtgttgcacgtgtagtgcaACATTGTACGTGGCgttattacgtcatgtacctacgttagaTAGGAGTGCACGGTAGCTTTAACatcggtgttaaactagacatcgacCGATACCGATGTTGCCAATTTTGGCTAATATCTGCCGATTCTGATATGTTCACCGATTATATCTTGCATCCCTAATATACAATATTTCTAGCAATGCTAATATGAACAACAGCTAAAAACAGGAGGGAGATGTCTTTAGGCCTGGCTAGGTGTTTAGCCCTGCTATACGCCTAGCTAGGTATCTAGCCCTGCTATAGTGCTGGCTAGGTGTTTAGGCTTGCCCAGTCGTTTCAGCAATCAGTGATAATGGATGGTATGAGATAAGGAAAGGAAACTAACATCtatacatttataaaatatttattcaTTCATAATCTCCTGAGAGGAGGAATCAGAGAACGGGTAATCGGTAAACTGTGCCAACTTGGTCTCGGACCATTTTTMCGACAGTAACTCCCTCACTCAGTCCAAACACAAAACGCTGTGAGACCAGCTCTTGGCTGGGTGGAGTCACCTAGAATTGGGCTTacatgacagttttttttttttgtaacctCTTCTCCcgctgcctctctttctctctctattttgctctctctctctttctggctttTGTAATAAACGGTGCCGATTTATTTTCCTAAGAAAGGAACCCAGCCTAGCAGTGTAGTCAGTCAGGAACATGGGGTGTGTCCTAactgacaccctattctctatagtcCACTACTCTTGACTactgtccctggtcaaaagtagtgcactatatagggaatagggtcctggtctaaagtagtgcactatatatggaatagggtgccagttagGACACATACACGCAGCCAGCTGGTCAGCCCCACCGGCAGCAGGCAGTCAGTTTGTCAGCCCCACCGGCAGCAGGCAGTCAGTTTGTCAGCCCCACCGGCAGCAGGCAGTCAGCTGGTCAGCCCACTGGAGCGCAGGCAGTCAGTGTCAGCACCACCTGCAGAGTCAGTCGAGTTGGTCGCCCACCAGCAGCACGCAGTAGTCTGTCAGCCTCCAGCAGCAGTCATGTCAGTTGGTCAGCCCCACGGCAGCAGGCAGTCAGCGGTCAGCCCCACCGGCAGCAGGCAGTCAGCTGGTCACGCGCCCACCGGCAGCAGGCAGTCAGCTGTGTCAGCCCACCGCAGCAGGCAGTCACTGTCAGCCCCACCGGCAGCAGGCAGTCAAAGCTGGTCAGCCCCACCGGCAGCAGGCAGTCAGCTGGTCAGCCCCACCGGCAGCAGGCAGTCAGCTGGTCAGCCCCACCGGCAGCAGGCAGTCAGCTGGTCAGCCCCACCGGCAGCAGTCAGTCAGCTGGTCAGCCCCACCGGCAGCTGTCCTGTCCTGCTCACCTGACAATCAGTGGTTGAGTTGAGAGGTCGGGGAAATCCCGCTCATCCTCTCACAAAGCGGTGTGCAGCTCCGGGGCTCCACTTCCTTTCCAACCGCTGAAAACCGTTCAGCGCTCACAGGAAGAAAAAATGCTGCTccaagtattgaaaccaaaccatatgattttttttatttttttattttttattttttttacaaacaacaGGAAAAGGTGACTAAGGGAGcactcatcatttcaaataggctacatgtcatattaaacagcatataaacactctaaataggtcagatAGACAGAAGGAATTTATTATTTCATGGCTATAACAAAGAAATGCATTTGGGAGTGTGACACACTAGGTTGGTAGGGACCTAaagcgctcagcatttaaacaacatctTGTTCTATTAagtcattatagtctataaattgtacATGTAGACTGTGATTTACTTTGaattaaatacaaaattaaactaaaaatgccttattaggctccATCTACAGGGccttttgaattcatttttagaaacatgagTTTRGCCTGTGRCTTCAGGCTCAGGCGACGGCATCTGGAGAAAACCCTCTCAGCATATTAAAAACTTTTTGTAGGTAGGCCTAATGGATTGTAGGTAAAATAACCCTATCAAAACAGAAAGCTCCAGGACAGAGGTAATATATCAGACCTATTGGGCCAGAATCAatgatggcctattgtatagataatacaatgacaatgaactagctagctagccacctttCTGTTAGCATGTATATGTAGTAAAGTACAGCATCGTGCTGCTTTTAGGATGTGTCTGTTccgattccacaatgattctttagttgtggacactgcATCAcagcactccctctcttgctcttggtcctcttCATCATATACTCTGACACATACTCTGCTCATAATGCACGTCATGGCTGAAAGAACGCACTTCGTCACCAGATAAAGTTGTTGTCCTGTaccgtccctctcctcctcaacctccAATCCGATCTGTTGCACTGTTCCATGAGCAACATTTCTGTTTTCTCTTTGGTCATCAGGAGTTTTCCACAGCACAGTCTTGGTTCTAACAGTCATTACAGAAATATATTCATTCTGCTGTCACTTCCTCTAGGCCTGGTCTGTACaggctctgtttctctctctctctctcttcctttcatttTTCTTTGATTGACCACAGGACTTCTCAGTGCAAACTCTTGAAAATTGCCCGCAATcattaaaagaaaaaaatatatacggtGTGTATGCAATGCATGATGAATCATAGCCACAGCCTGAACATGGAGCCAACTTACAAATGTAGATGAACATTCCAGAGTAGAATTCAGCAAAATCCAGTCTGTCAATTCTGTTAAAGCTGCCTGTCGAGGATATGAGGAAATAACTTTAAAACTGTGAGGGGAAAGGAGACGAACACAGGGACATGAATAAGGCACGTAAGAAGACCCTATagcaatggacaataaagtagctGGACCTGACAATCAATGAccttccatctcttcctctctccctccatagctGTGGTGTATGGTGGCTGGGTCTGACATGATGCCCGGCCAGATCCTTGACCCCTCCCTGACGGCCGGCTCCTTGCCCAGCCTGGGCCCACTGGCGGGCATCTCTGCCACTACACTCACCGATCAGCTCAAACTTGCACAGGACTTCAGGAACCTGGGCGCCATGTTGTCACCGCTGCATTTCCTGGGACGGCTGGGGAAGAGGCCGCTCACTGCTATcaagggagaggtgaggagggaggggtagaTTGGTGGGGAGGGAgatgaaggaggaagaagagctTGAGGAGGAATGGAGGTGGATGTTAGTCATTTTGAGGCCatgttctgtttttttatgtatgGTGGTCTGTTGAAAACTGGACCAGCCTACTAAGTTTTAGCTCCACCAAGTGGGCAATTTCAGAAGTAGTTTAGATGTTACACAACGTAACCATTTTCAATCTGGGTTCTATTCAACTCTTCACTTTTGCCTCCAAGATGGCAAGCACATGTATCAAACTGAGACACAGTTATCTGAAGTTCACAATAAAACAGAAAGTATGAAAAAGCAGGAGTAAAACATACAGGAAAGATAGAGCCCAGGGTTGTCATCACGATGTTTTGAATAATATACAGGCCTTGGAAAAGGTCCCCATTTTTAGCTAATCACAACACCTCTTCTTCTCCCTGCAGATGGACGAGGACGACGAGCggaggagacggaggagggaTAAGAACAAAGTGGCAGCAGCACGGTGTCGGaacaggaagaaggagagaacgGACTTCCTCCAAAGGGTCAGTCGCGTTTTCTTTTTCACAACGGCAGCAGAGTTCTTTATTTATACCTGGGATGTTCTTTGCGAATTGGCTGTAGAAGATGGACTAGTTAGTATGAAGACATTAATATTCTGTAAATCATTTATATNNNNNNNNNNNNNNNNNNNNNNNNNNNNNNNNNNNNNNNNNNNNNNNNNNNNNNNNNNNNNNNNNNNNNNNNNNNNNNNNNNNNNNNNNNNNNNNNNNNNNNNNNNNNNNNNNNNNNNNNNNNNNNNNNNNNNNNNNNNNNNNNNNNNNNNNNNNNNNNNNNNNNNNNNNNNNNNNNNNNNNNNNNNNNNNNNNNNNNNNNNNNNNNNNNNNNNNNNNNNNNNNNNNNNNNNNNNNNNNNNNNNNNNNNNNNNNNNNNNNNNNNNNNNNNNNNNNNNNNNNNNNNNNNNNNNNNNNNNNNNNNNNNNNNNNNNNNNNNNNNNNNNNNNNNNNNNNNNNNNNNNNNNNNNNNNNNNNNNNNNNNNNNNNNNNNNNNNNNNNNNNNNNNNNNNNNNNNNNNNNNNNNNNNNNNNNNNNNNNNNNNNNNNNNNNNNNNNNNNNNNNNNNNNNNNNNNNNNNNNNNNNNNNNNNNNNNNNNNNNNNNNNNNNNNNNNNNNNNNNNNNNNNNNNNNNNNNNNNNNNNNNNNNNNNNNNNNNNNNNNNNNNNNNNNNNNNNNNNNNNNNNNNNNNNNNNNNNNNNNNNNNNNNNNNNNNNNNNNNNNNNNNNNNNNNNNNNNNNNNNNNNNNNNNNNNNNNNNNNNNNNNNNNNNNNNNNNNNNNNNNNNNNNNNNNNNNNNNNNNNNNNNNNNNNNNNNNNNNNNNNNNNNNNNNNNNNNNNNNNNNNNNNNNNNNNNNNNNNNNNNNNNNNNNNNNNNNNNNNNNNNNNNNNNNNNNNNNNNNNNNNNNNNNNNNNNNNNNNNNNNNNNNNNNNNNNNNNNNNNNNNNNNNNNNNNNNNNNNNNNNNNNNNNNNNNNNNNNNNNNNNNNNNNNNNNNNNNNNNNNNNNNNNNNNNNNNNNNNNNNNNNNNNNNNNNNNNNNNNNNNNNNNNNNNNNNNNNNNNNNNNNNNNNNNNNNNNNNNNNNNNNNNNNNNNNNNNNNNNNNNNNNNN is from Salvelinus sp. IW2-2015 unplaced genomic scaffold, ASM291031v2 Un_scaffold1386, whole genome shotgun sequence and encodes:
- the LOC112070674 gene encoding jun dimerization protein 2, with protein sequence MVAGSDMMPGQILDPSLTAGSLPSLGPLAGISATTLTDQLKLAQDFRNLGAMLSPLHFLGRLGKRPLTAIKGEMDEDDERRRRRRDKNKVAAARCRNRKKERTDFLQRESERLEVVNSDLKSQIEELRMERQQLMVMLNLHRPTCIVRTDSVKTPESEANPLLEHLAAEKLTASK